From the genome of Miscanthus floridulus cultivar M001 chromosome 10, ASM1932011v1, whole genome shotgun sequence, one region includes:
- the LOC136488951 gene encoding protein ACCELERATED CELL DEATH 6-like: protein MESAQGQAISKDELPDGMFMCSELYIAAFEGRTEEVLIGLQTGGVHTATAARNGRPRPSPGDARPTGTQHGPCCTTREVTADRSTLLHIAAGQGHRDLVTELGLRDGALLFSANSSLDTPLHCAARSGHAGAIEAIVRLARRDADADRLREELLGRRNRAGDTALHVAARHGHGEAGEALMKLAPELAAGVNGAAVSPLYLAVMSRSVRAVEAILGYRDASAAGPMSQNALHAAVLQSSEMVSLLLRWQPGLATDLDCYKSSPLHFASSDGDCDIIKEILTYAPPSTAYLQDREGLSALHAAALMGNGPAVKLLLQFCPASADIRDNQGRSFLHVAALRGHSSIVSHVIKNRMLENLLNVQDLEGNTALHLAVQAGEYRVVSKLLSSGKVQVHIMNNEGCTPSDLIENSTSFYSMVRLVVKLNVYQAQFRPQRQDHVKEWAGQDLVKWRLVTSKNLAIVSTLVATVAFSAAFNVPGSYGSDGKATLNGNRMYNAFLVLDTIAVTTAVVATILLVYGRASRSHHSWLDFIISMHFLWLSLLSMMLGFFTAIAATSDKNSTLIALVRLIYSGLYVLVLLLTILGSPGSLRGVLRLLFGRKQHLKRRINRQYPFVVIYAFNMLLFIVISNIAISAVDTIGNVSTSSRNHV from the exons ATGGAAAGTGCCCAAGGCCAAGCTATCTCCAAGGATGAACTCCCAGATGGCATGTTCATGTGCTCCGAACTGTATATTGCGGCGTTCGAGGGGCGGACAGAGGAGGTCCTCATCGGGCTGCAAACTGGAGGCGTCCACACCGCGACGGCAGCTAGAAACGGTCGTCCTCGGCCGTCGCCAGGCGATGCCAGACCAACTG GCACTCAGCATGGACCCTGCTGCACCACCCGGGAGGTGACCGCGGACCGCAGCACGCTGCTCCACATCGCCGCAGGCCAGGGCCACCGCGACCTCGTCACTGAGCTCGGCCTCCGCGACGGCGCGCTCCTCTTCTCGGCCAACTCCTCGCTGGACACGCCCCTCCACTGCGCGGCGAGGTCCGGGCACGCCGGCGCGATCGAGGCCATCGTCCGGCTGGCCAGGCGTGACGCGGACGCGGACAGGCTGCGAGAGGAGCTTCTGGGCCGCAGGAACCGCGCCGGGGACACGGCGCTGCACGTCGCCGCCAGGCATGGCCACGGCGAGGCGGGGGAGGCGCTGATGAAGCTGGCGCCCGAGCTGGCCGCCGGCGTCAACGGCGCCGCCGTGTCGCCGCTGTACCTGGCGGTGATGAGCAGGTCAGTGCGCGCCGTCGAGGCCATACTTGGGTACAGGGACGCGTCCGCCGCTGGTCCCATGTCGCAGAACGCGTTGCACGCGGCGGTTCTGCAGAGCTCAG AAATGGTTTCTTTGCTACTGCGATGGCAGCCAGGACTTGCAACTGATCTTGATTGCTACAAGAGCAGCCCATTACATTTTGCTTCATCAGATGGTGACTGTGATATCATCAAAGAGATCTTAACATACGCACCACCGAGCACAGCATATTTGCAGGACAGAGAAGGCCTCTCAGCTCTTCATGCTGCAGCGCTGATGGGTAATGGTCCTGCAGTGAAATTGTTGCTACAATTCTGCCCCGCTTCTGCAGACATCCGTGACAACCAAGGTCGAAGCTTTCTGCATGTAGCTGCTTTGCGAGGCCACTCCTCCATTGTTTCCCATGTTATAAAGAATCGGATGCTAGAAAATCTTCTGAATGTCCAAGACCTGGAAGGGAACACGGCACTTCATTTGGCTGTGCAGGCAGGGGAATACAGAGTTGTCTCCAAGCTGTTATCTAGTGGAAAAGTGCAGGTTCACATTATGAACAATGAAGGCTGCACCCCATCTGATCTGATTGAAAACTCAACCAGTTTCTACTCAATG GTAAGGTTAGTGGTGAAGCTAAATGTCTACCAAGCACAATTCAGGCCGCAGAGGCAAGACCATGTAAAGGAATGGGCTGGTCAGGACTTGGTGAAATGGCGATTGGTGACATCAAAGAATCTTGCAATTGTTTCCACCCTTGTGGCCACAGTTGCCTTCTCTGCAGCATTCAACGTGCCTGGTTCATATGGATCTGATGGGAAGGCAACTCTGAATGGGAACCGCATGTATAATGCCTTCCTCGTGCTGGATACCATTGCTGTGACCACTGCCGTGGTGGCAACCATCCTACTCGTTTATGGGAGAGCTTCGCGATCCCACCACTCCTGGTTGGATTTCATCATCTCGATGCATTTCCTCTGGCTATCACTTCTCAGCATGATGCTAGGATTCTTCACAGCTATAGCTGCAACAAGTGATAAGAATTCTACATTGATTGCATTGGTTAGGCTGATCTACTCTGGGTTGTATGTCTTAGTATTGCTGCTCACAATCCTAGGAAGTCCAGGATCACTTAGAGGGGTTCTGCGACTTCTATTTGGACGAAAACAACATCTCAAGAGGCGCATCAATCGGCAGTATCCCTTTGTAGTAATTTACGCCTTCAACATGCTTTTGTTCATAGTCATAAGCAATATAGCAATTTCTGCTGTGGACACAATTGGCAACGTGTCAACGTCTTCTAGGAATCATGTGTAA
- the LOC136488952 gene encoding acetylserotonin O-methyltransferase 3-like — protein MSWLLVDSNKLGSMAPLIRFLVNPLTFPTFFDMHAWLKVDEQAAADDAGTSSTTFFEMAHGCSVYEMTRKNADHNALYNSAMVAASQITMEIILNQARADGAAVEFVAGDMFDFIPKADAVLLKWVLHCWGDDNCVKVLRKCKEAIPAVAGAGGKVIIIDAVMGAGPASASNKETQALYDVHMMHIDGVERDEHGWEKTILEAGFGAYKLVSSVGIHSVMEDYP, from the exons ATGTCCTGGCTCCTCGTCGACAGCAACAAGCTTGGAAGCATGGCGCCCCTGATTCGTTTCCTGGTAAACCCTCTCACCTTCCCCACCTTCTTCGACATGCACGCGTGGTTGAAGGTGGACGAGCAGGCCGCCGCCGACGACGCCGGCACCAGCTCAACGACTTTCTTCGAGATGGCGCACGGCTGCAGCGTGTACGAGATGACGAGGAAGAACGCGGACCACAATGCCCTGTACAACAGCGCCATGGTCGCGGCCAGCCAGATCACCATGGAGATCATCCTCAA CCAGGCGCGTGCTGATGGCGCGGCTGTTGAGTTCGTCGCCGGTGACATGTTCGACTTCATTCCAAAAGCTGATGCGGTCTTACTCAAG TGGGTTTTACATTGCTGGGGTGACGATAACTGCGTCAAGGTGCTGCGAAAGTGCAAGGAAGCTATTCCTGCAGTAGCTGGGGCTGGAGGAAAGGTGATCATCATTGACGCTGTGATGGGAGCTGGTCCTGCATCTGCATCCAACAAGGAGACACAGGCCTTGTACGATGTCCACATGATGCACATTGACGGGGTGGAACGGGACGAGCATGGGTGGGAAAAGACCATCCTGGAAGCTGGATTCGGTGCCTACAAACTTGTTTCATCGGTTGGAATTCACTCAGTTATGGAGGATTATCCATGA